The DNA sequence tataaattattttgtagttAGAATATTATGTGTTCGGCTAATATGTACCCTTTTcacaataataaaatgttacaCTGATTATAGGTACGTAGTGTCCTAAGGATCAATCATCGCATGCATGGCAAAATCATAAATATCTATTTCAAGTGCATGCATGCATTATCAAATCAATGGTTTATATGAGCTTTGCCTTCCCCTGGCAAGGTAGAACAAACAATATTATAGCAACAAAGTTTGGTTGGTAGATCAACCATCATGTTTATAgggtgaaaaacaaaaattacccGTTAATTTTCCTTGATGGTCATAATAAGGAATTTATGTGCATTGTTTTCAATGAATTGAAATGCAAGTAAACTGGATTTCAGTATTTCACAACAAGTTTTCTCtctaaatatatattcattGATAGAGGTTAACCGTAAATCCAGCCAATTTTTTCTCCAAATTCACCCAAATATAAACTATTATGTCAATTGGCAAGTGCTTCATAGAGCActtatatatagagagataGTTTTGTACTCATTTCATTGCCGGAGGGTTCTTAACCTTTCAATCCATTCGGCTGAGGTTACCTTCCCCTTGGCCATAAtcacccaaaaaataaaaataaagaaaagaaaagaaaaaagaacctTCATGGCAAAAATGCataatttcttccttttaaCGTGTTTGATAGTCATCATACCTACCTTGCATGCCAATGTCAAGGAGGATGAAATATATTGGAAGAGGCAAAGTCAAATACTTAATGATTCATATTGGAAGCAAAAAGCATCAGTTGCAGAAAAAGAGAACAAACAAGCTTATACTTCTGACCCATATTCACTCACCAAGAACTTGACCTATAGTGTTAGCGAGTGAGtcttataaattttcatattagtGTCATATCAAGTTCTATTTCATGAGAAAATGTTcacatatatattcattttcaatggtgattatatataattttttttttatctctagtAGAATAAGGCTTTTTATTCCTGTTTGtttcaagtcatacaaattTATTCTAAGGAATGTTATGTAGTTACAAAACATGTTGATGGAAATAATCTTTCCAGTAACAGTATTCCTAAGAATATCATTCCCAgaagtataatttaatttagtttggGAAAGAAAGGCCCCCTTatatttttctgtttgtttGACAAAACAGAATCATAGTTGGTGAGCAGAATGGAAGAAGGAATTTGAAGGGAAAAGGTGGTAATTGTATGGCAACAAACCCAATCGACAGGTGCTGGAGGTGTGACCCCAATTGGGCAAACAACCGAAAGAAGCTTGCAAATTGTGTGCAAGGTTTTGGCAGAAACACTGTTGGTGGAAAGAATGGTCCATTCTATGTGGTGACCAGTAATTTAGATAATGACATGGTGAATCCTGTTCCTGGTACCCTTAGGCATGCAGTTACAAGAACCGGACCCTTGTGGATCATCTTTGCTCATAGCATGAAGATTAGGCTCAATCAGGAGCTCATTATGGCAAGTGACAAGACCATTGACGGAAGAGGAGTTGATGTCTACCTTGCTGGTGGGGCTGGTATTACCATCCAGTTCATCAAGAATGTGATCATCCATGGAGTCAAGATTTTTGACATTCAGGTTGGTAATGGTGGACTTATTATAGATTCTGAGAACCACTATGGTTTGAGGACTATGAGTGATGGAGATGGCATTTCCATCTTTGGCTCTAGCAATATTTGGATTGACCATGTTTCCATGAGAAAATGCAAAGATGGATTGATAGATGCTATTCAGGGTTCCACTGCTATTACCATCTCCAATAGCCATTTCACAGACCACAATGAGGTGATTAGTTAATTTATCTCAGTTGTTTGTTTATTTAGTCCCTCCATACatgtttttagtccttttattttaacagaaacacatgttttttaatctttgatGAGGAACTAATTAAAACCACATGACTTTTGATAAATAAAGAGATCGACTAAAAACGTATCAAAtttttatagggactaaaatcaaattttgcgATATTTTGATGAACCAAATACATACTTTATCCTAATTTCTTTCAGTTGTGTATAGATTTTTAATTCCAGGTTTTGAAAGTGAAAATGTTTCCTTGCCTGATTTTGTTTTATGTGATGCAGGTGATGTTGTTTGGTGCTAGTGACAGCTATGATGGTGATACGATAATGCAAATCACATTGGCATTCAACCACTTTGGCAAGAGATTAGTCCAAAGGATGCCAAGGTGCAGATATGGTTTTGTCCATGTGGTTAATAATGACTACACTCATTGGGAAATGTATGCCATTGGTGGTAGCAA is a window from the Glycine max cultivar Williams 82 chromosome 2, Glycine_max_v4.0, whole genome shotgun sequence genome containing:
- the LOC100810857 gene encoding pectate lyase, which codes for MAKMHNFFLLTCLIVIIPTLHANVKEDEIYWKRQSQILNDSYWKQKASVAEKENKQAYTSDPYSLTKNLTYSVSEIIVGEQNGRRNLKGKGGNCMATNPIDRCWRCDPNWANNRKKLANCVQGFGRNTVGGKNGPFYVVTSNLDNDMVNPVPGTLRHAVTRTGPLWIIFAHSMKIRLNQELIMASDKTIDGRGVDVYLAGGAGITIQFIKNVIIHGVKIFDIQVGNGGLIIDSENHYGLRTMSDGDGISIFGSSNIWIDHVSMRKCKDGLIDAIQGSTAITISNSHFTDHNEVMLFGASDSYDGDTIMQITLAFNHFGKRLVQRMPRCRYGFVHVVNNDYTHWEMYAIGGSKHPTIISEGNRFIAPDNINAKEITKREYSPEQEWKSWQWRSINDEYLNGGFFREGGAQLTDRPYSRHDMMTARPGSYVGRLTRYAGSLKCMVGKPC